The following DNA comes from Malania oleifera isolate guangnan ecotype guangnan chromosome 12, ASM2987363v1, whole genome shotgun sequence.
GTGTGCCCGAGAGTGTTAGCGTGATATGCACACTTGGCTtcggggtcataccattgtggaaaAGGTGCCGTAACAACCGTTCCAGGAATGACTGAAACTAAGTTCCTCtccatcaattgtgggaataattcTGAGTATGTCATTGGAATAGGATCTATCCTTCTCATATTTCTCTGGATGCCTCTATCATGAGTTCGCATATTCGGTTGGGCGGGCATGGCCCCGAAAGGAACAACTTGGGGTCTACCTCCCGTATGAACTGTCTGATTGACAGAGGGCTCGAAAACAAAATTCCTCCTAGCCCCTTGGCCATGCTCTCTTTGATATTGTTGTCTTTGAACCATCTGgacctcttcttcctttttcttgctTGTCCACTTCTTGCCTAGACCAGTCTCTGTACTAATACTTTTAGTTCTCCCGACTTTGATGGCTGTCTCAATCctctctccggtagaaacaatgtccatgaagtcatggggggttgcccctagaagatgcccgaagtaaggatctttcaaagtattcacaaatagggagatagcctccctatcttccaccggaggatTGACTTGGACAGACATGTCCCTCcacctatatgcatattctctaaatgtttcagtGGGCTTCATTTGCATACTTTGCAAGGTCATACGATCGGGTGCCATTTCTATAACATGGCGGTATTGAGCTATAAAAGAATTAGCCAGGTCTTTCCATGTGCGGATCCGAGTCCGATCTTGTTGAATATACCACCTGATAGCTGCCCCTGTCAAGctgtcttgaaagcaatgcatcattagtctcTAATTATCGGAATgggcagccattttttggcaatacaggctcaggtgagttcgaggacaattagttccattaaatttatcaaaatctggtactttgaattttggtggcaaggtgacctttggcacgaggcacaaatcattgggatctacagagtcGAATGCATTGGATCCTTCAATAGCTTTCAGACGTTCCTCTAGTACATCGTATCGACGTTCAGTTTCAGATCTGTTTACCCCCAAATCAGAAGCTACTAATGGGGGAGTCCCCactactggaaacccctgtgctggtaTATTGGGGATGAACGGGGGTATACTTGGCATTGAACCCTCCATGACGCCAGGTAGTGGAACTGACGTTTGTCCATGTACTGGggtaaaccctggaggatgagtaggatCCATATCTGTCTCCGGATCATTCTGcactgcttttcctttgttcatcaacaattctaggatcttgctcattttttcattcaattcttcttgtccttgctctatgcccaggactctgccttccaattgttcactcatttcttttgcccttctcctggtattgtattgatgcgtaacagtctcaatgttgcttgctcagacggattctgtggctaggcactgcaaaccaaaactttccctttttagaatcgtgaatgcataggtatgcatgcatgaaatgcaatGGTCTTTTCAAGACAAGTGTAAATTTCACAAATATGAAACATATGTATGCAACCTAATGTACTCCAATCAAGGTTCATGGAAGAGATCATCATCTTTGTAGAAAATAAAATCCGCTTTTCATTAATAGAATCCTTTCATACAATAACAAATCTAATCAAATATCAAAATCTGCTCATGATTGCACAATCTCTGCATTTTGCTGTGTCGTCTTTCTACGCAAAGCCCGAAACTTGGCCTCCCAGTAGCCTGCTTTCATTATGCACGGCTCCATCTTTTCCAGTACTTGATTATACTTGCTCCTCTGCTCATCCCCCTGCCTCTCCAATTCTTGTATGTAGAGCGATTTCTTTTTGACTTCGGTATGGGCATCTTCTAACATTTGAGATTTCTGTTCAAGTGCTGCTTGAAGTCTTCGTCTTTCCTTCCTTAGAGCCAcgacctcttcttctgattgtATGTACCGAATCCTCTGTCGCTTGATTTCCTTGCGATAGACAGAGACTAGAGCCTCCTTTTGCTGATTCCCCACTTCTGCTCTTGCATCTCCCTTTTCTACTGGGCATGGATCCCCTTGTGGCTTCAATTGTATGCACGGGCTTGGTGATTTAACATGCTCAATAACAACTTCTGGGATTCTTTTGAGTCGGGGGTTTACTCGGTTTTCCCGCCATACTTCATAATTTCCTTGGACTGTGGTAATTCCATCACCTGGACCTATTAGGTGCACATGTTTCCAAGCCACCATGAACTTTctaatttgatcttgagtgtcTCCTACTTCATATGCGAAGTCCGAGTCGGCTAATCTGTGAGTCATAGGCACAAACTGAGACGCTCCCACTTGCCTTCTTGCCAACAAAGGAGCGTATGCTATTCCTCCCCATGGACCTAATAACGGGACCCACGGGAAGTTTCCACATCGATACATCATGTTGGAATGGTTCATCCATGGCGCTTGCCAAACTAATCCCAACTCCCTCAGTTTATGTAATTTTTCATTCCAGTTAGCCTTGCTCCTTTGAATATTCTGCTGAGCCTCTTCGAACTCGGCTAAGGGGATTCGAAGAGCTGAAAAGGTGTTACGGTACCCCCCTTGGTTACTTGGCAGGTGACTGGCAAACCAAACATAGAGTAATGATACGCAACATTTTAGTCGCTCCTGACCCTTACTCCGGCATTTGTTAAGAGATCGAAAGGTTTCTGCCAAAATCCCAGGAACCGGATTAGCCCTATTTTTTACTTGCGCCACGAAAGAAATAGTAGATCTATCAATGGTCCCTAGTTCTTTGGGAAATATAATTAGGCCATATATGGCCAGTGCGAACAAATGTATCTGAACCTCTTCACCTTTCTCCTCTTCCAACAACTCCTTCAAGCATTTCCAAGTGATCCTTTCGCTTTCCCCTGCCGTTCGTTGAATCTTGACCCCAGCAAGGTTATACAACTCCCGTGCTAAGGAAATCCTGGAATCAGGCACATAAGTGCGGTAGGGTGATCGCTGTGTCATCAAATGCGGTAGCGAGGAGTACTCTTCAATTGTAGGAACCATGTCGATTCCATCTATCGTAAAACATGTGTACGGAGGATTCCAGAAGTCCACCAATGCCTTCACCATCTGAAGATTCACCGTTATGTGTAACAAGAAACCGATATGGCCATATAACTGTGAGAATTCCAAACGGCGTTGTGGGGTCCAATCCTTCCAGATAGTTTTTAGTTCCTCCCGGGAGTTGGACCGAGTATATAAGCACACTTTGGCAGGTAATTCCACTTTTGATTCTTCGTTCAAGCTATCTCCCCACTGCTTTTGTTGTCTTTCAGAATATAACTGTACTACGGACTCAGTTTCCTGATAAACAACAGTGTCCTCCATAACTGAATCTGATCTCTTCCAGAAACCTTGGGAAAGTAAATGGGATGCCTATATGGATGCAATATGTTAGCAACATTATCATATAATTCAAAGCAGAAACTTAAGATGTGACTACCAACTTATCGGAGATGATTATGTCTGCATGTttatgaaattgagcatgggATGCATGATTATGAGATATGTGAATGCAtaagtatttaatgcatgaccatgggatgcgatgtgtatttatgtatgggAGTACTTAGTGCGAAAATATATACAAATaggatatgaacatgtatgcaacctattgtgcgtgaaattatgcatgaaagcatggatgcaaagtaACCTAActagcattctaggaaaagttcCACTAATGAAAAATTTCAAGATTacgacaatcattgatg
Coding sequences within:
- the LOC131143953 gene encoding uncharacterized protein LOC131143953, with the translated sequence MEDTVVYQETESVVQLYSERQQKQWGDSLNEESKVELPAKVCLYTRSNSREELKTIWKDWTPQRRLEFSQLYGHIGFLLHITVNLQMVKALVDFWNPPYTCFTIDGIDMVPTIEEYSSLPHLMTQRSPYRTYVPDSRISLARELYNLAGVKIQRTAGESERITWKCLKELLEEEKGEEVQIHLFALAIYGLIIFPKELGTIDRSTISFVAQVKNRANPVPGILAETFRSLNKCRSKGQERLKCCVSLLYVWFASHLPSNQGGYRNTFSALRIPLAEFEEAQQNIQRSKANWNEKLHKLRELGLVWQAPWMNHSNMMYRCGNFPWVPLLGPWGGIAYAPLLARRQVGASQFVPMTHRLADSDFAYEVGDTQDQIRKFMVAWKHVHLIGPGDGITTVQGNYEVWRENRVNPRLKRIPEVVIEHVKSPSPCIQLKPQGDPCPVEKGDARAEVGNQQKEALVSVYRKEIKRQRIRYIQSEEEVVALRKERRRLQAALEQKSQMLEDAHTEVKKKSLYIQELERQGDEQRSKYNQVLEKMEPCIMKAGYWEAKFRALRRKTTQQNAEIVQS